Below is a genomic region from Trichoderma asperellum chromosome 2, complete sequence.
AGGATATCCTGGACGAGGCGCCGagcctctgcagcagcgacgAGGATTTTGGGAGCCGCCTCTTCTGTCTCGGCCATTGTTGAGAGCGTGAGtgtgaatgtgaatgtgaatgtgaatgtgaatgtgaatgtgaatTTACTTatacgaaaagaaaagggtgtTTAAAATTGATTTGAAGATGGATTCAGAAATGAATAAAATTCTCTGTAAAATTGGAGTCatgtattaattaatagcaagTAGCAAGTAACATCTGCCGTTTACATCCCTTCATTAATACCGGTCTTGTTTTCTTCCACTGTGGGCAATTGTGTTAGCGGTCGCGGGGCTCCCATTCGGCGCTCCGACAGCGGTCTCCGGCCGGGTTGCGGGGATCAATGGCAGGGCAGTCAACTGTTGGGATTCGGCAGATCTGACAAGCAACAATTGGCGATTGAATCGTTGAGTTTGCAGCACGATGCAAAAGTCCTACGAACGAAGATGCACAGTCACTGCCTCGGCAAATTTAAAGCAGCAGGATTGAGTCACAGATGCGAATTCTCCCCAATAAGAGATGTTGCGTATCCGTATTCGATTGGGTGAAGTAGAGCAATTGGGCAGAACAATGATGGCTACTTTAttttgaaaaagagaaaaaaaagaaatgaataaaTAATATGACCAATATGTGTTAGAGTAAGCagaccaaaagaaaaagatgaaaaaaacAAATCGATCCATTTCTGGACCAATGCGTCATCCGGAACTCGAATCCGGGCCTCAACTTGACCTGTGAATGGAAGAGTTGAATCCTAACCCCTAGACCAATGACGCTTATTTGTTGTAAATGCCGCCGCACTTTTACCTTATATACCCACTTGGGTATTGTAATTCTTTTTCACTACAGCTTACTCCGTACAGCCTACCCTAACTTCAACCAACGTCGATTGAGGTAAACTGCTTCGTAATGAATTAATGCTCGGGTCGATTATAAATTCGCGGTTGTGTCGAGGTTTTATGCTCTGTAACTGCCTCTTCTGTGGCCACTAATAAGGCTGCTCATAATTGGGCCAGTGTAGGCATAGAGCATTGGGTAAACCATGTATAGACTCCATAAACGCATTTAAATACCAACACTCCGTTTTCTTATTCAAAACAACTAACAAATATCAAAATCATGTCTATTCCACTCTATGCAGTCTTacatgtttttctttctaccAAGACATCCACTAAGCCACACTCTCTTATCGAAACCTCATCCTCCCACCCTTAAGGACACAACTCCACAAAGCCATCATCCAACATCACGAAACTCTTCATCTATCCCACTTATCCTCTATAATACTCCtccggctccagctccctcCCCTCACACCCATCTTGCTCCCCCAAACTCCAACTCACAGGATTACACCTCGCCCCCTTCCCGCCCGGCAGCCTCACCGCATAATCGCACCCCCACCGCGCACTCATCCCAAACGCCGGGAAATCCGTCGACACAATGTGCGCCCCAGACCGCAGCGCCTTGTCTCGTCGAGAAGTCGAGCAGTTGTGTGCGAGCACCGTGTCGAGCGGCTCGTCGGCGCGCGTGCGCACCCAGTAGTTTGCGCGGACTTGAGCCTGGATGAACTCGACGTTTGCATCGGTTGATGGATCGTTGTGCTATTTTATGCAAGTTAATACTAGTTGTTTTGTCTTTCAAAATCATTCAACAGCGTCAAGCATAGCTCCTCTCAACAACAAAATCAATCTCTTCACTTTACCTTTTGAAACGCGCAGTCTCCCTGTCCAGGCGCACTATTCGTAAACAGCACTCTCCCCTCTAGATTCGGCCTTCCCTCGATATACGCATCTCGCACATCATGCACCGGTCCGTTATCCATGAGAAAGAAGATCCTGCCTCTCGCACTTTCCAAGTCTGGCCAGCCGTACTTCAAGATCGACTCCTCCAGCGTCATGCCGTCTCTGCGAATATCGTCTGGGGTGAGAAGCTGCGACGCCTCAAACACTGACCGAATCTCCTCGTCGACATTGTCCAACAGCTCAGCATTCCAAGGTACCACTTTTGCGCCGCCTAGTCTTTCCCCCAGTTTCTCTGCCGTCTTAAACTCCATCATCATTGGCAAAGGCACGCTATCTGGGTGTGCGTCCATCCATCCCTTGATGACCTGCAGACAGGAAACCAGCGTAGAGCAACTGGTGTGATAGTCCACGTCTGGGATATGCAGCACCTTTGTGCCCTTCTGCTTGAGCGCCGGGTCATTAGGGACTCCTAACCCGGCAAACCTGCGAATCAGCGGCTGGCTAAACATGCCGCCATCTGGATCCGCCAACAAGTCTATTCTGCAGAACCACCCCCCAGCCTCGTTAGCAATCCACCACTCCTCAAGAGATACGGATTGATTTCATTCAAGACTACTCACTCCAGGTTCCTCACATGAAGGTACTCCAGCTGCACATCCAGCGCAGAATGCGAATACTGCAAGTCTATCGCCCCCGATGCAAAAGTAGACTGAAGATCTCGCTCCGCCTTGGGGGCCTCAATATGGTAGCTGTTGTGCGACCCGACAACCTGTATGTGGTTCATTCGCACAGAGCCCTCTGTCCAAACAAGCCCATTCTTGGCAAATTTCCGCGagatgccatcatcataagAATGATTCTTTGTGAAGACAATCTGAGATTCAGACGACGGAGCCGCCACAGCGCCAAGCGCGACTAAACATCAGCCATCAGCCATCCGCCTCCCAATTCAGCAGCAACAATAGCAAAACATTCAAGCAATTCATCTAGTCAATCCAATTGGCATAAAATAATTCCAAAATCTTTCCAACAAACATCATAGTCCGGAATCAGGAGAAAGGAAAACACGAGAGACAAGACTtacaaacagcagcaacaagataTCGCTGCATCGTCGTCGCAAC
It encodes:
- a CDS encoding uncharacterized protein (EggNog:ENOG41~SECRETED:SignalP(1-22)), whose protein sequence is MQRYLVAAVFALGAVAAPSSESQIVFTKNHSYDDGISRKFAKNGLVWTEGSVRMNHIQVVGSHNSYHIEAPKAERDLQSTFASGAIDLQYSHSALDVQLEYLHVRNLEIDLLADPDGGMFSQPLIRRFAGLGVPNDPALKQKGTKVLHIPDVDYHTSCSTLVSCLQVIKGWMDAHPDSVPLPMMMEFKTAEKLGERLGGAKVVPWNAELLDNVDEEIRSVFEASQLLTPDDIRRDGMTLEESILKYGWPDLESARGRIFFLMDNGPVHDVRDAYIEGRPNLEGRVLFTNSAPGQGDCAFQKHNDPSTDANVEFIQAQVRANYWVRTRADEPLDTVLAHNCSTSRRDKALRSGAHIVSTDFPAFGMSARWGCDYAVRLPGGKGARCNPVSWSLGEQDGCEGRELEPEEYYRG